From the genome of Sphingobacterium kitahiroshimense, one region includes:
- a CDS encoding TolC family protein gives MLKLNLVLSLAVSLATSTSFAQKLTIRDAVDQGLANYGMIKAKTYYVQSSLQTNEQVKRDFWPNLTVVAQQDYGTINGQNGPLYGFGGLGVASSGAALPEQNWNAAFGALYLANINWDIYTFGRKKERIELSKADSKRLEIDLQQEQFQHKIRIAAAYLNLLASQRLQKNQQKNLDRALVFFNIAATKAKNGILPGVDSTLASAEVSRAKISLNQAGENVKEQNNKLTVLMGINTTDLQIDTGLVTRTPAQSLAVDVSLVGNNPILQYYRSRIEVGEQQLKLSSKEYLPTLSAFGVFQARGSGFKSEYATDLQAFTSNYWNGIRPNRQNYLLGLGINWNITSIARVNKKISAQRYTNDALREEYQTTEAQFFAQLDAAEVKMRLAQQSDAEAPKQVSAALQAYNQKMTMYKNGLATLVDITQTLYTLNRAETDREIIHINLWQSLLLKAASAGDFDIFNKEL, from the coding sequence TAGTGTTGTCATTGGCTGTATCACTTGCGACCTCAACCTCATTTGCACAGAAGCTTACCATCCGAGATGCTGTAGACCAAGGTCTTGCAAATTATGGAATGATCAAGGCAAAGACGTATTATGTCCAATCCTCACTACAGACCAACGAACAAGTAAAACGCGACTTCTGGCCTAATTTGACAGTCGTAGCACAACAAGATTATGGAACCATTAATGGACAAAATGGTCCATTATACGGATTTGGGGGGCTGGGAGTAGCTTCCTCAGGAGCAGCCCTTCCAGAACAGAATTGGAATGCTGCCTTTGGAGCCCTGTATCTAGCAAACATCAATTGGGATATCTACACTTTTGGCCGAAAAAAGGAACGAATAGAATTGAGTAAGGCCGATAGTAAACGACTAGAAATTGATCTCCAACAAGAACAATTTCAGCATAAGATCAGGATTGCAGCCGCTTACTTAAATCTTCTGGCGAGTCAGCGTCTCCAAAAAAATCAACAGAAAAATCTAGATCGCGCATTAGTCTTTTTTAATATTGCGGCCACTAAAGCCAAGAATGGGATTTTGCCCGGTGTCGATTCAACCTTGGCTTCGGCTGAGGTTTCTCGTGCAAAAATCAGCTTGAATCAAGCTGGAGAAAATGTGAAAGAACAAAATAATAAATTAACGGTATTGATGGGAATCAATACAACAGACCTTCAAATTGACACGGGGTTAGTGACAAGAACACCAGCTCAGTCGCTTGCAGTAGATGTATCTCTGGTAGGCAATAATCCTATACTTCAATATTACAGAAGTCGAATTGAAGTTGGTGAGCAACAGCTAAAGTTATCAAGCAAAGAATACTTACCAACTCTGTCTGCCTTTGGTGTATTCCAGGCACGCGGTTCTGGATTCAAAAGTGAATATGCGACAGATCTCCAAGCCTTCACAAGCAACTATTGGAATGGTATTCGTCCCAATAGGCAAAATTATCTTTTGGGGTTAGGGATCAATTGGAATATTACATCTATTGCACGAGTGAATAAAAAAATCAGTGCGCAGCGCTACACCAACGATGCTTTACGTGAGGAATATCAAACCACGGAAGCGCAATTTTTTGCACAACTGGATGCTGCTGAGGTTAAGATGCGATTAGCACAGCAAAGCGACGCTGAAGCACCTAAACAGGTATCAGCAGCTTTACAAGCTTATAATCAAAAGATGACCATGTACAAAAATGGTCTGGCTACGCTTGTTGATATCACCCAAACGTTATATACACTGAATCGAGCCGAGACAGACCGCGAAATCATCCATATTAACCTCTGGCAATCATTATTACTGAAAGCCGCCTCCGCTGGAGATTTCGATATTTTTAACAAAGAACTATAA
- a CDS encoding efflux RND transporter permease subunit: protein MNLIRFALRKPISILVLVMGLIVFGIGAVRTIKVDILPKMGLPVIYIAHPFGGYSPDQMESYFAKNYVNILLFANGVKSIETKNIQGLTLMKISYYEDTNMAQAAAELSALANRIQASFPPGSQPPFIIRFDASSLPVGQLVLSSDKRSNNELQDLANVYVRASFTSIPGLISPPPFGGSPRTIEVNVDPELMRSHNMTPDQVVEALKLNNQTAPAGNVRIKDKNYITSTNNTIRNVKDFEKIPLFKGGVQNLYLGDIASVKDGADVTAGYALVNGKRSVYVSIAKAGDASTWEVVQNLKAALPKIQNTLPEDVKLSYEFDQSVYVINSVKSLITEGAIGAILTGLMVLLFLDDRRAALIVILTIPISVIAGVLFLKLFGQTINLMSLSGLALAIGILVDESTVTIENIHQHLDMGKPKALAIWDACKEIALPKLLILLCILAVFAPAFTMTGIPGSLFLPLALSIGFSMITSFLLSQTFVPIMANWLMKDHHKVGANKINPKGLSADEVQFAETGLSVESEQDTLNQKRILVEREDFNNDGKISLFERFRNRFMNMIDQLFKQKKIITIVYLVGSISLVVILLSVIGQDVFPKVNSSQFQMRLRAVEGTRIERTEEKAKRALAELEKLVGKEHISISSVYIGQHPGQFSVSPIYLFMAGPHEAVFQIALQDYHRDMDSFRDEYRNRLKTALPDVQVSFEPIELTDKVLSQGSPTPVEVRIAGKNKKNNEKYAGKLIEELKTIPYFRDIQLAQSIKYPSYDITIDRVRAAQLGIDLAEVSRSLIAATSSSRYTEKNTWIDEKAGLSYNVQVQVPIDKMKDEKEIGEIPLLKNSSRPILSDIATITPSFTYGENDNLGTMPYISVTANIDHTDLKTASKDVQRSIVALGELPRGLSVEQIGLGKVLGETMDSLQAGLAIAIIVIFLMLSANFQSFKVSMVVLTTVPAVVLGSLLMLLLTGSTLNLQSYMGIIMSVGVSIANAVLLITNAEHIRKHNQNALSAAREAASLRLRPIIMTSLAMIVGMLPMAIGHGEGGEQVSPLGRAVIGGLLFSTFAVLVILPLIFAWIQEKSSTQSISLDPQDEESKHYITALKPLK, encoded by the coding sequence ATGAATTTAATACGTTTTGCCTTACGTAAGCCAATATCCATCCTTGTGCTGGTTATGGGTCTTATTGTGTTTGGAATAGGTGCAGTACGCACGATTAAGGTTGATATTTTACCCAAAATGGGCCTTCCTGTTATTTATATTGCGCACCCTTTTGGAGGCTATTCTCCAGATCAGATGGAGTCTTATTTTGCTAAAAACTACGTTAATATTTTACTTTTTGCCAATGGTGTAAAGTCGATTGAGACCAAAAATATTCAAGGTTTGACTTTAATGAAGATCTCTTATTACGAAGATACCAACATGGCACAAGCAGCGGCGGAATTGAGCGCACTCGCCAACCGGATACAGGCTTCATTTCCTCCTGGTTCACAACCGCCTTTTATTATTCGGTTTGATGCATCTTCACTTCCTGTGGGCCAATTGGTACTTAGTAGTGATAAGCGGTCGAATAACGAATTACAGGATCTAGCCAATGTTTATGTACGGGCTTCATTCACCTCCATACCGGGATTAATTTCCCCACCACCATTTGGGGGTAGTCCGCGGACAATAGAGGTCAATGTTGATCCCGAATTGATGCGTAGCCACAACATGACCCCTGATCAGGTCGTAGAAGCGTTAAAGCTTAATAACCAGACTGCACCAGCGGGAAATGTCCGTATAAAGGATAAAAATTACATTACGTCAACTAATAACACCATTCGTAATGTCAAAGATTTTGAGAAAATTCCCCTTTTTAAAGGTGGTGTTCAAAATCTTTATCTGGGTGATATCGCTAGCGTGAAGGATGGAGCCGATGTTACTGCAGGCTATGCGCTTGTCAATGGAAAACGATCGGTCTATGTCAGTATTGCCAAGGCTGGTGATGCTTCGACTTGGGAAGTTGTACAAAATTTGAAGGCTGCACTTCCAAAAATACAGAATACCTTGCCCGAAGATGTTAAATTATCCTATGAGTTTGACCAATCGGTATATGTTATCAACTCTGTTAAAAGTCTAATCACTGAAGGAGCAATCGGCGCTATTCTTACCGGATTAATGGTTTTACTATTTTTAGATGACCGAAGGGCTGCCTTGATCGTTATCTTAACAATTCCAATTTCTGTTATAGCGGGAGTACTCTTCCTAAAACTATTTGGACAGACCATCAACCTCATGTCACTGAGTGGATTGGCGCTAGCAATTGGTATTCTGGTTGACGAAAGTACCGTAACGATAGAGAATATCCATCAACATTTGGATATGGGAAAACCCAAAGCATTGGCGATCTGGGATGCCTGTAAGGAAATAGCGCTTCCGAAGCTTTTGATTTTATTGTGTATCCTCGCTGTATTCGCTCCGGCATTTACAATGACAGGTATCCCAGGATCTTTATTCTTACCACTGGCTTTGTCCATTGGCTTTTCAATGATCACCTCCTTCTTATTGTCCCAGACTTTTGTACCCATTATGGCTAACTGGCTTATGAAAGATCATCATAAAGTAGGAGCAAATAAGATTAATCCTAAAGGATTGAGTGCAGATGAAGTGCAATTTGCTGAAACAGGCCTTTCAGTGGAATCTGAGCAAGATACGCTAAATCAAAAGCGAATTCTAGTCGAACGCGAAGATTTTAATAACGATGGTAAAATCAGTCTGTTCGAAAGATTCAGAAATCGGTTTATGAACATGATCGATCAACTGTTTAAACAAAAGAAAATCATCACCATCGTATATCTAGTTGGATCCATTAGCTTGGTGGTGATTTTACTCTCCGTCATTGGACAGGATGTGTTTCCAAAGGTGAATTCGAGCCAGTTTCAAATGCGCCTACGGGCCGTTGAAGGTACCCGCATTGAACGTACGGAGGAAAAAGCGAAACGTGCATTAGCAGAACTTGAAAAACTGGTGGGTAAAGAACATATTAGCATATCATCTGTTTATATCGGTCAACATCCGGGACAATTCTCTGTATCACCGATCTATTTATTTATGGCAGGACCTCATGAAGCTGTTTTCCAAATAGCTCTTCAAGATTACCACCGCGATATGGATAGCTTCCGCGATGAGTATCGGAATCGACTCAAAACTGCTCTTCCAGATGTACAGGTTTCTTTTGAGCCGATCGAACTCACGGACAAAGTGTTAAGCCAAGGTTCGCCAACACCTGTTGAAGTACGGATTGCAGGTAAAAACAAAAAGAATAATGAAAAATACGCAGGAAAACTAATAGAAGAACTAAAAACCATACCATACTTCAGAGATATTCAACTGGCACAGTCCATTAAATATCCGTCCTATGATATTACTATAGATCGAGTACGTGCTGCTCAACTTGGTATTGACCTTGCAGAGGTATCGCGCTCACTAATTGCCGCGACTTCATCCTCTCGTTATACGGAAAAGAATACCTGGATTGATGAAAAGGCTGGATTATCTTATAACGTGCAAGTTCAGGTTCCAATAGACAAAATGAAAGATGAAAAAGAGATTGGCGAAATTCCATTGCTAAAAAATTCTTCACGACCTATTCTGAGCGATATTGCAACTATTACGCCATCATTTACCTATGGCGAGAACGATAACTTAGGCACTATGCCATACATTTCTGTGACAGCCAATATTGATCATACCGATCTAAAAACAGCCTCTAAAGATGTACAGCGCAGTATTGTCGCTTTAGGTGAATTGCCACGTGGGCTTTCTGTCGAGCAGATTGGATTAGGAAAAGTATTGGGCGAAACAATGGATAGTTTACAGGCAGGCCTAGCAATTGCGATTATAGTCATATTTCTGATGCTTTCGGCAAATTTTCAATCCTTTAAAGTTTCAATGGTCGTCCTAACAACAGTTCCAGCCGTGGTACTTGGATCTCTGTTGATGCTTTTACTGACGGGTTCAACACTTAACCTGCAGTCATATATGGGGATTATCATGTCTGTAGGGGTATCCATCGCCAATGCAGTACTTTTGATCACGAACGCAGAACATATACGTAAGCATAATCAAAATGCATTGTCTGCGGCACGAGAGGCGGCTTCACTTCGTCTACGTCCGATTATTATGACCAGTTTGGCTATGATTGTCGGAATGTTACCAATGGCAATTGGACATGGTGAAGGTGGGGAGCAAGTTTCCCCGCTGGGACGTGCCGTAATCGGGGGATTATTGTTTTCAACTTTCGCCGTACTTGTTATCTTACCTTTAATATTCGCTTGGATACAAGAGAAAAGTAGCACGCAGTCGATCTCCTTGGATCCGCAAGATGAAGAAAGTAAACATTATATAACAGCATTAAAACCTTTAAAATGA